In the genome of Syntrophorhabdaceae bacterium, the window CTGTAAAAGCGCCTTTTTCATAGCCGAAGAGTTCGCTCTCAACAAGGGATTCCGGTATGGAACCACAATCAACGGCAACAAAGGCTTTGTCGCTCCTCTGGCTTTTTTTATGTATCAGGTGCGCGACCAATTCTTTCCCGGTTCCGCTTTCTCCCTGCAGCACTATTGTTAAATTCGTAGGAGAAACAATATCAATCTGCTTAAAAACCTGCTTCATCCTTTGACTTTCTCCGGTAAGCTCTACTATCAGGTCTGAGGCGGTTTTTTCCCCCAATTGTTTCCGCAGGCTCTGAACCTCCTTACTCAGGTATTGTGTCTGCAAGACCCTCTTTATGGCAATGAGCAATTCATCATTATCAAAGGGCTTGGTAATATACTCAAAGGCCCCCAGTTTCATTGCCTGCACAGCCCCCTTTATATCTCCATACGCTGTAAGCATGATAATGGCAAGATCCTGATTGATTCTCTTCATTTCTTCTAAAACCTTTATGCCATCCATATCGGGCAAATGTATATCCAGCAAAACAAGGTTTGCAGACATACCTTTTACCTCTTTCAGCGCCTTCCTGCCGTCTCCGGCAACCGATATCTCATACCCCTTGCTCTTCAATATATTTGAAAGGAGAAACTGCATATCCTTGTTATCGTCAACTATTAGTATTTTTTCCATCTGCGTAAACATTTTTAATTTTCCCGTGCAATCGGCAGATCTATTGTGATCGTTGTGCCTTCCCCCACCCCGCTGGTAACGGAAAGCTTTCCCTTGTGAGAGCTTATTACCTCATCTGCAAGGCATAATCCTAATCCTATGCCGGTACGTTTCGTAGTAAAAAAGGGGTGAAAAATATTTTCGAGATCTTCCTGCGGGATACCCTTTCCTGTATCCTGGATAGTAATGATTATTTTGTTTTCGTCAAAGTATGGGTAAGCATTCACGATAAGTTTTCCGCCTTTCGGCATAGCATCCAGGGCATTATCAACGAAATTGAGGAGGGCCTTTCTCATACGTTCTTCGTCCATTAAGATAGGGGACAATTTACCGGATATCTTCTTATGCAAAAGTATGTGCTGTTTTTCGCACCGTGTCTTTACAAGATTACATACCATGTTTATCGCATCATTTATGCTGCCTGATTTCAGAGAAACATCGCTCGGTTTTGCAAGGTCCAAAAGGTCTTTTATGATCTTGTTTGCATGATCAGAATTCCTCAACATGATTTTCAGGTGTTTCTTGATCTCTTTATCGCGTTCGTATTGAGCAAGACAAAACTGGGCAGAGGCACGGATATTTGCAAGAGGGTTTCTGATCTCATGGGCTATACCCGATGAAAATTTTCCCAGAAGGGCCAATTTCTCGATGCGAATCAATTCCTGTTGGGCCTCTTTCAGTTCTTCATATGCCTCCGAAAGTGACTCCTTCGTCTGCCTGCGCTCCGTTATGTCATGCAGGACAAGGACAGTAAAACCCCTGTTCATCCGGTTTGCTTCATTATTTTTTGTGACAGGCTTTGACATGGATGTTTTATTCTGCTGGGTACGGATAGGCCTCATCCGTATATCGAAATACCGCTTCAATACCTCGTCCTTCACCTCCAATTCCACGGGTTTACCGATCGCTGAATCCTTTAAACCGTTTGATATAAAATCCTTGAGGTAACAGTCAGACTTTGTGCAATATGGATGGAGAACATCGTGCGGTGTCTGTCTTTCCATATCGCCGGGATGTGCGAAACCCCAACTTTCAGCTCCCCGGTTGGAACGGATAATATATCCCCTTTCATCAAGGACGATGACAAGCTCACTGAGGGAATCTACCAGTGATTCCCATTCCTGTTTTGCCTGTGTAATCTTTTCTACACTCTCTGCAAGCTCCTTTTCCCTTTGTTTGCGGCTGGTGACATCTCTTAAGTAAGCAAGAGAAGCGGGTTCTCCATTCAACGATATGTTTGTCGCCGAAACCTCAATATGAACCGTCTCGCCATTTTTCCTGATACCTTTCATTTCATATATGGACGGTACGGATTCGTTTTTCTGCCTTCCCCGGTTATTCCGCAGGACGCGTTCACAATCATCGGGGTGTACTGTAAGCGATATGGGTTTCCCTATGATCTCTTCTACCTGCTCGTAGCCGAAAATTTCCAGAAATCTCTTATTTACAAAAACATGGTTATCGCCACGCACCATGGCAACACCATCATTGGAATGTTCTATTGCTATCCTGTAACGGTCTTCACTCTCAATAAGCGCCTTTTCCATCTGCTTACGGAGCGTGACGTCGCGGTGAACATCGAGCTTGTCTGGCGGTCTTTCTTTCTGTTCTTCTTTTTTTCTTGTCTTTGCTTTCATGACAACTCCCTTATTTGTCAGGACAGCAATGTGTGCCCGTGTCTTTCCTTGCGGGAATGGGTCTTGACGCTAATATGGCCCCTCATAGATAAGAGTGGTACTGTGCCCCTTTTTATGTGCTCCTCGCTGTTATCCCTCACTGGCCATTGTCTGACTTCTCCTTGACTTTTTTGTCCTGCAGCATTCTTTCCAGAGCTCTTTGTACCTCATCGAATTCTGTAGCCTTATCAAAGAAATGGTTTGCCCCCAATTTAATTGCTATCTCCTTGTATTCCGGGAAGGGATAATTGGTAAGTACAATGATTAAAGGAGTCTTTAGATGCCGTTTCATTTCCCGGAGGACATCGAGACCGCTGCCTCCCGGCATACGTATATCAAGGATCACTACGTCCGGTTTCAGGTCCAGGATACCCTTGATAGACGCCCGGACATCTCCCGCCTCCCCTACCAGTTCAATCCCTTCTACTGCTAAAGCCAACTCTCTTATCCGTTCCCGCATCATCTCTGAATCATCAGCAATGAACAGTTTCATGGCAATCCTTCTTTTTAACTTTTTCAAAGTATTACATAATTGAGTTTCGGAATCTGTCAGTGGATAACTAATTTTTTTGTAGTAGAAGTACTACAGAGTGTTTCAGATTGCCAATTTCCAATTGCCGAATGCCAATATTTTATTTCCAATTGCCAATTGCCGATTTGCAATTGTTAATTCATAAAATCAAAAATCACCATAGGCAAATAGCAAATCTATTCTCG includes:
- a CDS encoding PAS domain S-box protein → MKAKTRKKEEQKERPPDKLDVHRDVTLRKQMEKALIESEDRYRIAIEHSNDGVAMVRGDNHVFVNKRFLEIFGYEQVEEIIGKPISLTVHPDDCERVLRNNRGRQKNESVPSIYEMKGIRKNGETVHIEVSATNISLNGEPASLAYLRDVTSRKQREKELAESVEKITQAKQEWESLVDSLSELVIVLDERGYIIRSNRGAESWGFAHPGDMERQTPHDVLHPYCTKSDCYLKDFISNGLKDSAIGKPVELEVKDEVLKRYFDIRMRPIRTQQNKTSMSKPVTKNNEANRMNRGFTVLVLHDITERRQTKESLSEAYEELKEAQQELIRIEKLALLGKFSSGIAHEIRNPLANIRASAQFCLAQYERDKEIKKHLKIMLRNSDHANKIIKDLLDLAKPSDVSLKSGSINDAINMVCNLVKTRCEKQHILLHKKISGKLSPILMDEERMRKALLNFVDNALDAMPKGGKLIVNAYPYFDENKIIITIQDTGKGIPQEDLENIFHPFFTTKRTGIGLGLCLADEVISSHKGKLSVTSGVGEGTTITIDLPIAREN
- a CDS encoding response regulator transcription factor, which translates into the protein MKLFIADDSEMMRERIRELALAVEGIELVGEAGDVRASIKGILDLKPDVVILDIRMPGGSGLDVLREMKRHLKTPLIIVLTNYPFPEYKEIAIKLGANHFFDKATEFDEVQRALERMLQDKKVKEKSDNGQ